AGACCGTTTATTCAGCAAGATGGGGTAAGATGTCGATCACTGTTCATTTTTTAAAAACGAACACCCCTTTAAAGCTCTGGAAAGACTTTTATGAACTTCACATCCCAAATGCCTTGAGATGAGCTATCCAACAGCTGTGGGGAAGGCTTGGACAGAGAGGGCTGTTTTATAAAGTTCACTCTATTTTTCAAAATGCTGGAGAAACATCTCGATGGAATGGTCGAAATCGAAGTCCAAAAGCAAATCCGACGGCCCCCTCATTTTATTGATCGAAGACGAGCAGGATGTGGTCTCCGCCATGGCCTTCAAGCTCAATCTGGAAGGGTATCAGACCCGTTTTGCCATGAACGGTGAGGATGGTCTGAAGGAAGCGCTTCGAGAACCAATCCCCAACCTGGTGTTGCTGGATGTGATGTTGCCGGGGATATCGGGGCTGGATGTCTGTCTACAGCTGCGTCAGGATCCCCGAACGGAAATGACCCCAGTGATCATGGTGACCGCCAAGGGAGCCGAAATCGACCGGGTTTTGGGGCTTGAAGTGGGGGCGGACGACTATCTGGTCAAGCCCTTCAGCGTCCGGGAGTTGATGTTGCGTATCCAGGTCGCTTTGAAGCGCTCCACTCCCAGGGAAGCACCCAAGGAAGCCCCTTTAAAAATTGAATTTGGCAAGCTCACAGTGGAGATGGATTCCCATAGGGTGTTTGTCGACCAAACTGAAATTCAGCTGACCGCCACAGAGTTCAAGCTCCTCACCCTCTTCGTTGAATCCCCCCGGCGGGTCTATTCCCGGGATTTTTTATTGGATGTGGTCTGGGGATTACGTTCCATTGTGCAGACCCGCACAGTGGACTCTCACATCGCCCAGCTCAGACGCAAATTAGGCGTGGCTGCCGACTGCATCGAAACCATCCGAGGCGTCGGTTACCGATTTAACCCATCCGTCGAAAAAACCAATATCTGACAGCGCATCATGAAAGAGGATTCCCCATGAAAATCGGCATTCGGGGCAAACTGTTTTTAATCTCTCTGCTACTGGATGCTGCCCTCCTGTTTCAAGTAGGCTTCACCCTCGAATCCACCTTTCGGACACGCCTCGAAAAGAGCATTGAAACTCGGCTGATGGAGACCACCCGCCTCCTCCAGGTATTTTTGGAAGCGGATATCCGCCGGGTCACCATATCGGAAATCGACAAACTCTCGGATGTCATCGGCGAGACCGCCCACGAACGCATCACCATTATCGACAAGTACGGTCGGGTGTTGGGGGATTCCCGTCTCTCCACCAGCGAAGTCCAATCTGTGGAAAACCATCTGGACCGCCCTGAGGTTCAAGCGGCTTTCAAGGAGAACAAAGGACTTTCCCGACGCTATTCCAACACCCTGAACGTGGAGATGCTCTACGCCTCCCGCATGATCACCATCAGCGGTGAACCCGTGGTACTACGAATTGCCAAATCTTTGGCTGAAATCGAACGGGCCATCGCTGACCAGCGGCGGATTTTGATCATCGCCCTCTTTCTCTCCTTCCTCCTGGCGGCCCTCTTTACGGCGCTGGCCATGGAATATATCACCCGTAATTTCCGTAAACTGGTGGATCGTGCCGCCACCATGACCCAAGGGTTGAGCGGTCAACTCATCCCCATTCAAACCGGTGATGAAATCGGAGGGCTGGCTCAATCGTTCAATGATCTGGCCGAAAAACTGGAAACCACGGTGATGGAGTTGGCCAACGACCGGAGCCGGATGGGGGCGGTGCTGGAGGGGATGAGCGAAGGGGTGCTGGCTCTGGATCGGGATCAACGCATCTCCCTGGTCAATCACACTGCCGCA
The genomic region above belongs to Magnetococcales bacterium and contains:
- a CDS encoding response regulator gives rise to the protein MEWSKSKSKSKSDGPLILLIEDEQDVVSAMAFKLNLEGYQTRFAMNGEDGLKEALREPIPNLVLLDVMLPGISGLDVCLQLRQDPRTEMTPVIMVTAKGAEIDRVLGLEVGADDYLVKPFSVRELMLRIQVALKRSTPREAPKEAPLKIEFGKLTVEMDSHRVFVDQTEIQLTATEFKLLTLFVESPRRVYSRDFLLDVVWGLRSIVQTRTVDSHIAQLRRKLGVAADCIETIRGVGYRFNPSVEKTNI